Proteins encoded by one window of Lathyrus oleraceus cultivar Zhongwan6 chromosome 1, CAAS_Psat_ZW6_1.0, whole genome shotgun sequence:
- the LOC127112038 gene encoding PKS-NRPS hybrid synthetase cheA → MTRWIKEVGIDNKITVIISRSDTETGKRGRSNKIIFGCDKGGKHKISDSGTQSASKKCGCPFKIRSTPAKDGSGWKIDVKCGLHNHGLPDRLEGHSFIGRLTTDEKQHVADLTKRHVAPRNILLSLQDKFPENVTRITQVYKHKSVIEKEIRGPRSEIQHLFKLIEDAGYVYWSRKKDDSEVVREIFWAHPDSVKLLNIFPIVLVMDSTYKTNKYRQPLFEIVGMTSTELTFAVGFAYMESEQTENFCWVLEKLKELFVKKDMCPQVILTDRDLALMKAIEVVFPNSINLLCRFHINKNVGAKCKQHVVNDLQKTIDTLWMEVVWASDEVEYGQRLHQLEQACVDYSGFINYVKDTWLTPHRHRFVGAWINRVLHLGNTTTNRVESAHWKLKQMLGNSIGDMVKCWEAMNNNLRLQLGNIRASFQKSFYEVENAHVSPFYGYLRGSVSRAALRRIAEELLRVDYVGTNRQICGCTLRTSYGLPCACELGRYRVGGIPIPIDAVHVHWRKLTMEVELEIGEDDGSEVDMTAVMDELWRRFS, encoded by the exons ATGACTAG atggattaaagaggttggaatcgacAATAAAAtaactgttattatcagtcgttcagatactgaaacggggaagagagggagaagtaacaaaataatatttggctgtgataaaggtgggaaacacaagattagtgatagtggtacccaaagtgcgtccaagaaatgtggatgtccatttaaaatcaggtcgactccggcgaaagatggatctggttggaagattgatgtaaaatgtgggttacataatcatggtttacctgatagattagaaggtcattcgtttattggtaggttgaccacagatgagaagcaacatgtcgctgatttgacaaagagacatgtagcacctagaaacattttgctttccttgcaagacaagtttcctgagaatgtcactcgtattacgcaagtatacaagcataagagtgtgatagaaaaagagataagaggtccaaggagtgagatacaacatctgtttaagcttattgaggatgcaggatatgtgtattggagtagaaaaaaggatgactcggaagtggtgagagagatattttgggcacatcctgattcagtgaagttgttgaatatatttccgattgtgttagttatggatagcacctacaagacaaacaaatatagacaacctttgtttgaaattgttggcatgacatcgactgagttgacttttgctgttggatttgcatatatggagtctgagcaaacagagaatttttgctgggtattggagaaattaaaagagttgtttgtgaagaaagacatgtgtccacaagtgattttgacagatagagatcttgctttgatgaaagcaattgaagttgtgtttcccaactcgattaatttgctatgtagatttcacattaacaaaaacgttggtgccaaatgcaaacaacatgtggtgaatgacctgcaaaagacgatagacacattatggatggaagttgtctgggctagtgatgaggttgagtatggtcagcggttgcatcaacttgagcaagcatgtgttgattatagtggatttattaattatgtgaaagacacatggttgactccacataggcatagatttgttggagcatggattaatcgagtcctacatttgggtaacacaacgactaatcg ggttgaatctgctcattggaagttaaagcagatgttaggaaacagtataggtgacatggtcaaatgttgggaagccatgaataacaacttgaggttacaactgggaaacattagagcttcatttcaaaagagtttttacgaagttgagaacgcgcacgtaagtcccttttatggttatttgcgtggttccgtatctcgagctgctttgagacgtattgctgaagagttattgagagttgattatgttggaactaataggcaaatatgtggttgtactcttagaacatcttatgggttaccttgtgcttgtgagttaggaagatacagagtaggtggtataccgatacccattgatgctgttcatgttcattggaggaaactaactatggaagttgagttagagataggtgaagatgatggatcagaggtggatatgacAGCTGTAATGGATGAGTTGTGGAGAcgatttag ttaa
- the LOC127076316 gene encoding farnesyl pyrophosphate synthase 1 — MADLKSTFLNVYSVLKSELLNDAAFEWSDDSRQWVDRMLDYNVPGGKLNRGLSVIDSYRLLKEGHALNDDEIFLASALGWCIEWLQAYFLVLDDIMDNSHTRRGQPCWFRVPKVGMIAANDGVLLRNHIPRILRKHFKGKPYYVDLLDLFNEVEFQTAAGQMIDLITTLEGEKDLSKYTLSLHRRIVQYKTAYYSFYLPVACALLMAGENLDNHVDVKNILVEMGTYFQVQDDYLDCYGDPETIGKIGTDIEDFKCSWLVVKALELSNEEQKKVLHENYGKTDPANVAKVKILYNELNLEGVFTEYESTSYEKLVTNIEAHSSKAVQAVLKSFLAKIYKRQK; from the exons ATGGCAGATCTCAAGTCCACATTCTTGAATGTCTACTCTGTTCTCAAATCTGAGCTTCTCAACGACGCTGCTTTCGAGTGGTCTGATGATTCTCGTCAATGGGTTGATAGG ATGCTGGACTACAATGTGCCTGGAG GGAAGCTGAACAGAGGACTGTCAGTTATTGACAGCTACAGATTGTTAAAAGAAGGACATGCATTAAATGATGACGAAATTTTCCTTGCTAGTGCTCTTGGTTGGTGTATTGAATGG CTTCAGGCATATTTTCTTGTTCTTGACGACATTATGGATAACTCCCATACACGTCGCGGTCAGCCATGTTGGTTTAGAGTACCCAAG GTTGGAATGATTGCAGCAAATGATGGAGTTCTACTAAGAAACCATATTCCGCGTATCCTTAGGAAACACTTCAAGGGAAAGCCTTATTATGTCGATCTTCTTGATTTGTTCAACGAG GTTGAGTTTCAAACTGCTGCCGGACAGATGATAGATTTGATCACCACACTGGAAGGAGAAAAAGATCTGTCCAAATACACATTATCACT GCACCGACGTATTGTTCAATACAAGACTGCCTATTATTCATTTTATCTTCCT GTTGCATGTGCATTGCTCATGGCGGGTGAGAATCTGGATAACCATGTTGATGTAAAGAACATTCTTGTTGAGATGGGCACATATTTTCAAGTTCAG GATGATTATTTGGATTGCTATGGTGATCCTGAAACAATTGGAAAG ATAGGCACAGATATTGAAGACTTTAAGTGCTCTTGGTTAGTTGTAAAAGCATTGGAACTTTCCAATGAAGAACAAAAGAAAGTTTTACAT GAGAACTATGGGAAGACAGATCCAGCAAATGTTGCTAAAGTGAAGATCCTTTATAACGAGCTTAATCTCGAG GGTGTATTCACGGAGTATGAAAGTACGAGCTACGAGAAGCTTGTAACCAACATTGAAGCTCATTCCAGCAAAGCAGTTCAAGCTGTATTGAAGTCATTTTTGGCTAAAATTTACAAGAGGCAGAAGTAG
- the LOC127076309 gene encoding protein MAIN-LIKE 1, whose amino-acid sequence MESWVSRSGLASLQRTSLNKIDTNLVSAFVERWHLETSSFHMPFGEMSITLDDVACLLHLPIRGIFWSPQDVTEELAVELAVDYLGVSQSQAQSHVRSCRGSYYKLEWLYDIFVHHRAASSWAYATRAYLLMLVGSTIFADKTFTLVEARYLLLFRDLDGCSGYSWGAAALVTLYRYLGDASMYSCKQLGGYPTLLQCWIHEYFPTVGKRGENWNPAGNCGLPRAMRWSYRQGVLKVDDLRPILDELTPTDVIWRPFEDHRAWRVFDEICLYRGCLKWGETVVPYLPDRCLRQFGYRQYVPSPPLDCMMATDIDVDWISYHQSVVDVIGSSSVATTPSEVVDGYLEWYYRVSHPRLVPPHRDAPREVPVPVYDVGPSDPDWARVSTLIRRYLRQVNAEEEDPQFSDLFEALHISRSH is encoded by the exons atggagagttgggtatctagatccggtttagcttcactgcagagaacgagtctgaacaagatagacacaaatcttgtctctgcatttgtggaaagatggcatctagagacatcttcatttcacatgccgtttggtgaaatgagcattactttagaTGATGTCGCATGTCTACTTCACTTGCCCATTAGGGGTATCTTTtggagtcctcaggatgtgactgaagagctagctgttgaacttgctgtggactacctaggagtgtcacagagtcaggcacagtcacatgttcggagctgcagggggtcgtattacaagttggagtggttatatGATATATTCGTACATCATAGGGCTGCTTccagctgggcatatgcgactagagcatatctattgatgttggtgggttccaccatatttgctgataagacctttacacttgtagaggcacgatacctcctcctgtttagggacttggatggatgttcaggatatagttggggagcagctgcactagttaccctctaccgatatcttggagatgcgtccatgtacagttgcaaacagctaggtggatatcctactctcctacag tgttggattcacgagtattttccaactgttggaaaaagaggggagaattggaaTCCTGCTGGAAACTGTGGTCTTCcccgagcgatgagatggtcATATAGACAGGGAGTCCTGAAGGTTgatgatttacgacctattttggacgagctgacacctaCCGACGTCATCTGGCgaccatttgaggatcatagagcatggcgtgtatttgatgagatatgtctttacaggggctgtttgaagtggggtgaaacagttgttccatacttgcctgatagatgtttacgtcagttcgggtataggcagtatgttccatccccacctctggattgtatgatggcgacggatattgatgttgattggatcaGTTACCATCAGAGTGTTGTCGATGTGATCGGTTCATCTTCCgtggccaccactccatctgagGTAGTAGACggttatctggagtggtattatcgtgtttcccatccacggttggtccctccccatcgtgacGCTCCTAGAGAGGTACCCGTTCCTGTATATGACGTCGGGCCATCTGATCCTgattgggctcgtgtatctacattgattcgtcgctatctgagacaggttaatgctgaagaggaagatccacagttttctgatttatttgaagctttgcatatttctcgttcacattga